One Streptomyces sp. RPA4-2 genomic window carries:
- a CDS encoding ABC transporter permease, translated as MPEQPPFDQQGAIAATGMGGAMDLAASEAETLEKTPGGPLGTGPQEKPRSLWSDAWRDLRRNPVFIVAGLVILFLVVISIWPSLIAGQNPLKCDLAKAQQGSQPGHPFGFDGQGCDVYTRTVYGTRVSITVGVCATLGVAILGSVLGGLAGYFGGASDGVLSRITDIFFAIPVVLGGLVLLSVVTSNTVWPVIGFMVLLGWPQISRIARGSVITTKQNDYVQAARALGASNSRLLLRHITPNAIAPVIVVATIALGTYISLEATLSYLGVGLKPPTVSWGIDISSASAYIRQAPHMLLWPAGALAITVLAFIMLGDAVRDALDPKLR; from the coding sequence ATGCCTGAGCAGCCGCCGTTCGACCAGCAGGGCGCCATCGCCGCGACCGGGATGGGCGGCGCCATGGACCTCGCCGCCAGCGAGGCCGAGACCCTGGAGAAGACCCCCGGAGGACCGCTGGGCACGGGCCCGCAGGAGAAGCCCCGGAGCCTGTGGTCCGACGCCTGGCGGGACCTGCGGCGCAACCCCGTCTTCATCGTCGCCGGACTGGTCATCCTCTTCCTCGTCGTCATCTCCATCTGGCCCTCGCTGATCGCCGGCCAGAACCCCCTCAAGTGCGACCTCGCCAAGGCCCAGCAGGGCTCGCAGCCGGGCCACCCCTTCGGATTCGACGGACAGGGCTGCGACGTCTACACCCGGACGGTGTACGGGACCCGCGTCTCGATCACCGTGGGCGTCTGCGCCACCCTCGGCGTCGCGATCCTCGGCTCCGTACTCGGCGGTCTCGCCGGGTACTTCGGCGGGGCGTCGGACGGGGTCCTGTCCCGGATCACCGACATCTTCTTCGCGATCCCCGTCGTGCTCGGCGGTCTGGTCCTCCTCTCGGTGGTGACCAGTAATACGGTCTGGCCCGTCATCGGGTTCATGGTGCTGCTCGGCTGGCCGCAGATCTCCCGGATCGCGCGCGGATCCGTCATCACCACCAAACAGAACGACTACGTCCAGGCCGCCCGAGCCCTCGGCGCCTCCAACTCCCGGCTGCTGCTGCGGCACATCACGCCCAACGCGATCGCGCCGGTGATCGTCGTGGCGACCATCGCGCTCGGCACGTACATCTCGCTGGAGGCGACGCTCTCCTACCTCGGGGTCGGCCTGAAGCCCCCGACGGTGTCCTGGGGAATCGACATCTCCTCGGCGTCCGCGTACATCCGCCAGGCCCCGCACATGCTGCTGTGGCCCGCCGGCGCCCTCGCGATCACCGTGCTCGCGTTCATCATGCTCGGCGACGCGGTGCGCGACGCCCTCGACCCGAAGCTGAGGTGA
- a CDS encoding ABC transporter ATP-binding protein, with protein MLLEVRDLHVEFRTRDGVAKAVNGVTYGVDEGETLAVLGESGSGKSVTAQAVMGILDMPPGRITGGEILFQGKDLLKFKEDERRKVRGAEMAMIFQDALSSLNPVLSVGDQLGEMFTVHRGMSRKDARAKAVELMDRVRIPAAAQRVRDYPHQFSGGMRQRIMIAMALALEPALIIADEPTTALDVTVQAQVMDLLAELQRELNMGLILITHDLGVVADVADRIAVMYAGRIVESAPVHDIYKAPAHPYTKGLLESIPRLDQKGHELYAIKGLPPNLMHIPPGCAFNPRCPMAQDICRAEVPPLAEVDEGGGERASACFFWRETLDAGTTGGGHRA; from the coding sequence GTGCTGCTCGAAGTGCGCGATCTGCACGTGGAGTTCAGAACCAGGGACGGGGTCGCCAAGGCCGTCAACGGAGTCACCTACGGCGTGGACGAGGGCGAGACGCTCGCCGTGCTCGGCGAGTCCGGCTCGGGCAAGTCCGTGACCGCGCAGGCCGTGATGGGCATCCTCGACATGCCACCCGGCAGGATCACCGGCGGCGAGATCCTCTTCCAGGGCAAGGACCTGCTGAAGTTCAAGGAGGACGAGCGGCGCAAGGTGCGCGGCGCCGAGATGGCGATGATCTTCCAGGACGCGCTGTCCTCCCTGAACCCGGTGCTCAGCGTCGGCGACCAGCTCGGCGAGATGTTCACCGTGCACCGCGGGATGTCCCGCAAGGACGCCCGCGCCAAGGCGGTCGAGCTGATGGACCGGGTACGGATCCCGGCAGCCGCCCAGCGGGTGCGCGACTATCCGCACCAGTTCTCCGGAGGCATGCGCCAGCGCATCATGATCGCCATGGCGCTGGCCCTCGAACCCGCGCTGATCATCGCCGACGAACCCACCACCGCCCTCGACGTCACGGTCCAGGCCCAGGTCATGGACCTCCTCGCCGAGCTCCAGCGCGAGCTCAACATGGGGCTCATCCTCATCACCCACGACCTCGGCGTGGTCGCCGACGTCGCGGACCGGATCGCCGTGATGTACGCGGGCCGGATCGTCGAGTCGGCGCCGGTCCACGACATCTACAAGGCCCCGGCCCACCCCTATACGAAGGGCCTGCTGGAGTCGATCCCCCGGCTCGACCAGAAGGGCCACGAGCTCTACGCCATCAAGGGCCTGCCGCCGAACCTGATGCACATCCCGCCCGGCTGCGCCTTCAACCCCCGCTGCCCGATGGCCCAGGACATCTGCCGGGCCGAGGTGCCTCCGCTCGCGGAGGTGGACGAGGGGGGCGGGGAACGCGCCAGCGCCTGCTTCTTCTGGCGGGAGACGCTCGACGCCGGGACCACCGGGGGAGGCCACCGTGCCTGA
- a CDS encoding ABC transporter substrate-binding protein, with amino-acid sequence MRGATHARWAAAAAAVALAATACGGGGSNGGGGGGSGVVSSSWGDPQNPLEPANTNEVQGGKVLDMIFRGLKRYDAKTGAAQDMLAQKIDTSDSQNFTITVKSGWKFSNGEAVTAQSFVDAWNYGASLKNNQKNAYFFGYIDGYDKVHPDTGTQSADKLSGLKVTGTDTFTVKLNQKFSTFPDTLGYVAYAPLPKAFFDDHAAWLKKPVGNGPYSVDSYTKGSLMSLRKWDGYPGTDKAQNDGVDLKVYTDNNTAYTDLIAGNLDLVDDVPASQLKNVKSDLGGRYINTPAGIIQTLAFPFYDKNWDKSGSEKVRKGLSMAIDRDQITNTIFQKTRTPATDWTSPVLGKAGGFQDGLCGGSCTYNPTEAKKLIQEGGGLPGGQLKISYNADTGSHKEWVDAVCHSVNNAMGDDKACVGNPIGTFADFRNQITQHKMSGPFRAGWQMDYPLIQNFLQPLYYTNASSNDGKWSNKDFDKLVDRANAETDRAKAVSLFQQAEGVVRDNMAAIPLWYQNGSAGYSDRVSNVALNQFSVPVYNEIKVS; translated from the coding sequence ATGCGTGGAGCGACGCACGCCAGATGGGCCGCGGCCGCGGCGGCGGTGGCCCTCGCGGCGACCGCCTGCGGAGGGGGAGGGAGCAACGGTGGCGGTGGCGGTGGCTCCGGAGTCGTCAGTTCCTCCTGGGGCGATCCGCAGAACCCGCTGGAGCCGGCCAACACCAACGAGGTGCAGGGCGGCAAGGTCCTCGACATGATCTTCCGGGGTCTGAAGCGTTACGACGCCAAGACCGGCGCGGCCCAGGACATGCTGGCGCAGAAGATCGACACCTCGGACTCGCAGAACTTCACGATCACGGTCAAGAGCGGCTGGAAATTCAGCAACGGCGAGGCCGTCACCGCCCAGTCCTTCGTGGACGCCTGGAACTACGGCGCGAGCCTGAAGAACAACCAGAAGAACGCGTACTTCTTCGGTTACATCGACGGGTACGACAAGGTCCACCCCGACACCGGCACCCAGAGCGCGGACAAGCTGTCCGGGCTCAAGGTCACCGGCACCGACACCTTCACCGTCAAGCTCAACCAGAAGTTCTCGACGTTCCCCGACACCCTCGGTTACGTCGCCTACGCGCCGCTGCCCAAGGCGTTCTTCGACGACCACGCGGCCTGGCTGAAGAAGCCGGTCGGCAACGGGCCGTACTCCGTCGACTCGTACACCAAGGGATCGCTGATGTCCCTGCGGAAGTGGGACGGCTACCCCGGCACGGACAAGGCGCAGAACGACGGGGTGGACCTGAAGGTCTACACCGACAACAACACCGCCTACACCGACCTGATCGCCGGCAACCTCGACCTCGTCGACGACGTGCCCGCCTCTCAGCTCAAGAACGTGAAGAGCGACCTCGGGGGCCGGTACATCAATACACCGGCCGGCATCATCCAGACCCTCGCTTTCCCGTTCTATGACAAGAACTGGGACAAGAGCGGGTCGGAGAAGGTCCGCAAGGGCCTGTCCATGGCGATCGACCGCGACCAGATCACGAACACGATCTTCCAGAAGACCCGCACCCCGGCCACCGACTGGACCTCACCGGTGCTCGGCAAGGCCGGCGGCTTCCAGGACGGACTGTGCGGCGGCTCCTGCACGTACAACCCGACCGAGGCCAAGAAGCTGATCCAGGAGGGCGGCGGTCTGCCCGGCGGCCAGCTCAAGATCTCCTACAACGCGGACACCGGCTCCCACAAGGAGTGGGTGGACGCCGTCTGCCACTCCGTCAACAACGCCATGGGCGACGACAAGGCCTGCGTCGGCAACCCGATCGGCACCTTCGCCGACTTCCGCAACCAGATCACCCAGCACAAGATGTCGGGCCCCTTCCGGGCCGGCTGGCAGATGGACTACCCGCTGATCCAGAACTTCCTGCAGCCGCTGTACTACACGAACGCCTCCTCCAACGACGGCAAGTGGTCCAACAAGGACTTCGACAAGCTCGTCGACCGGGCGAACGCCGAGACCGACCGGGCCAAGGCCGTCTCGCTCTTCCAGCAGGCCGAGGGCGTCGTGCGGGACAACATGGCCGCCATCCCGCTCTGGTACCAGAACGGCAGCGCGGGCTACTCGGACCGCGTCTCCAACGTGGCGCTCAACCAGTTCAGCGTCCCCGTCTACAACGAGATCAAGGTCAGCTGA
- a CDS encoding ABC transporter permease, translating into MTLPTPSAAASLEVTDETDLTTVPSSTTQGSESRSPGRLAWKRFKRDRTGVISAYIVIFFFVIAICAPLIAKLYGKNPYTTYASQRPELLDAFAYPSGPNGGMSSEFWFGIEPQLGRDVFTFLLYGIRTSLGIAVAATLLTTVAGVIIGVTAGYLGGKTDYLVGRIIDILLSFPSTLFFIAFMPVVYGLFVAPDENIPTSLRAISLILVLSAFGWASIARLLRGQVLGLREREYIEAAKVTGASPGRIVFKELLPNLWTPIIIQSTLMLPAYVTAEAGLAFLGVGIIDPTPDWGVMIQRGAQFYTEDLTFMLFPGLSMVIFVLAFNLLGDSVRDALDPKSKR; encoded by the coding sequence ATGACCCTCCCCACTCCTTCCGCGGCCGCTTCGCTTGAGGTGACCGACGAGACCGACCTGACCACGGTTCCGTCTTCCACCACCCAGGGCTCCGAAAGCCGCTCCCCGGGACGGCTCGCCTGGAAGCGATTCAAGCGAGACCGCACAGGCGTCATATCCGCCTACATCGTGATCTTCTTCTTCGTGATCGCGATCTGCGCCCCGCTGATAGCCAAGCTGTACGGCAAGAACCCGTACACCACGTACGCCAGCCAGCGGCCGGAGCTCCTCGACGCGTTCGCCTACCCCTCGGGGCCGAACGGCGGGATGAGCTCGGAGTTCTGGTTCGGCATCGAGCCGCAGCTGGGCCGTGACGTCTTCACCTTCCTGCTGTACGGCATCCGTACCTCGCTGGGCATCGCCGTGGCAGCCACCCTGCTGACCACCGTCGCGGGCGTGATCATCGGCGTGACCGCGGGCTACCTGGGCGGCAAGACCGACTATCTCGTCGGCCGGATCATCGACATCCTGCTGTCGTTCCCGTCCACGCTGTTCTTCATCGCCTTCATGCCCGTGGTCTACGGGCTGTTCGTCGCCCCCGACGAGAACATCCCCACGTCGCTGCGGGCCATCTCCCTGATCCTGGTGCTCTCCGCCTTCGGCTGGGCCTCGATCGCCCGCCTGCTGCGTGGCCAGGTACTCGGCCTGAGGGAGCGGGAGTACATCGAGGCCGCCAAGGTCACCGGTGCCTCCCCGGGGCGCATCGTGTTCAAGGAACTGCTCCCCAACCTGTGGACGCCGATCATCATCCAGTCCACGCTGATGCTCCCGGCGTACGTGACTGCGGAGGCCGGGCTGGCGTTCCTCGGTGTCGGCATCATCGACCCGACCCCGGACTGGGGCGTCATGATCCAGCGCGGCGCCCAGTTCTACACCGAGGACCTCACCTTCATGCTCTTCCCGGGCCTGTCGATGGTGATCTTCGTCCTCGCCTTCAACCTGCTCGGCGACTCGGTGCGCGACGCGCTCGACCCGAAGTCCAAGCGGTAG
- a CDS encoding ABC transporter permease encodes MGRYVIRRLLQMIPVFIGATLLIFLMVNVMGDPIAGLCGERQCDPATATQLRKEFGLDQPVWQQYLTYMGNVFTGDFGTAFNGQPVTELMGSAFPVTIRLTIVAILFEIVIGITLGVITGLRRGRPVDSGVLLLTLVVISVPTFVTGLLLQLLLGVEWGWIKPSVSPDAAFGELIVPGLVLASVSLAYVTRLTRTSIAENRRSDYVRTAVAKGLPRRRVITKHLLRNSLIPVVTFIGTDIGALMGGAIVTERIFNIHGVGYQLYQGILRQNTQTVVGFVTVLVIVFLVANLLVDLLYAVLDPRIRYA; translated from the coding sequence ATGGGACGGTACGTGATCCGGCGCCTGCTGCAGATGATCCCGGTCTTCATCGGCGCCACGCTGTTGATCTTCCTGATGGTGAACGTGATGGGCGACCCCATCGCGGGTCTGTGCGGCGAGCGGCAGTGCGACCCCGCCACCGCCACCCAGCTGCGCAAGGAGTTCGGACTCGACCAGCCGGTGTGGCAGCAGTACCTGACCTACATGGGCAACGTCTTCACGGGCGACTTCGGCACCGCCTTCAACGGACAGCCCGTCACGGAGCTGATGGGGTCCGCGTTCCCGGTCACCATCCGGCTGACGATCGTCGCGATCCTCTTCGAGATCGTCATCGGCATCACGCTCGGCGTCATCACGGGCCTGCGCCGCGGGCGGCCCGTCGACTCGGGGGTCCTGCTGCTCACCCTCGTCGTCATCTCCGTGCCCACCTTCGTGACCGGTCTGCTGCTCCAACTCCTGCTGGGCGTCGAGTGGGGCTGGATCAAACCCTCGGTCTCCCCGGACGCCGCCTTCGGCGAGCTGATCGTGCCCGGTCTCGTCCTGGCCTCCGTGTCGCTCGCCTACGTGACCCGCCTGACCCGGACCTCCATCGCGGAGAACCGGCGCTCCGACTACGTCCGTACGGCCGTCGCCAAGGGCCTGCCCCGGCGCCGGGTGATCACCAAGCACCTGCTGCGCAACTCGCTGATCCCCGTGGTCACCTTCATCGGCACGGACATCGGCGCGCTCATGGGCGGCGCGATCGTCACCGAGCGGATCTTCAACATCCACGGCGTCGGCTACCAGCTCTACCAGGGCATCCTGCGCCAGAACACCCAGACCGTCGTCGGCTTCGTGACCGTCCTGGTCATCGTCTTCCTGGTCGCCAACCTGCTCGTAGACCTCCTCTACGCCGTACTCGACCCGAGGATCCGCTATGCCTGA